The genomic stretch ttgatcaaatttcaaaaaattgatgaacaaattgatagttttaattgaaaaaatcaaaataatgAATGAATTGTTGATCAAATTTTGAAGAACTGATGAATTTGTTGATCAAATTTGTTGATCAAAATTTGAAGAACTGATGAAAAAATTTCGCGTGGTTTTGAGATGAAACAGTGTTTGATCGAGAGAGAGAAAGggggaaaagagagaaaaaagagtgGGAAGATTATGACGGCTCAAATTTTAATAATTGGGTTTTGTCAACTCATTTGCTTATATATGCGGGAAAACTCACGAAAAGTGTCAAACTCACCAGATCTTGCCTGATCTTGCCtctatggtgagttgtgagttgggggaatctcaaccattagattacattagagatgagtggccaagattaatcttagttgtcatataaaagcattgttatttagtttattttctcctttttctaATGCTACTCTTtcttttttactttaattttttttctcttttttttacctcgtgttattatgcttttttttacaactttgatttttttttttctcttatgtttttctctaattttctcgttatgttacctttttttctttttctttttgtaccaaatttttttttccttgaatttttttcactcttattttttttacctcgtgttattatgctgttattgtgctttttttttaacttgattttttaacgactttgattttttttctctttttttttaccacatgttattgtgctgttattgttattccgctgttattgtgatgttattctgttgtcactttaatttttttacgactttgattttttttcttttttaccacgtgttattgtgatgttattctactgttattgtgatactattccggtgtcactttgattttttttactactttgattttttttacgactttgattcttttactctttttttcaccgcatgttattgtgttgttattctggtgttattgtgattttattccggtgccactttgattttttttacgactttgattttttttttaccacgtgttattgtgctttttttttttactttgatttttttttttctcttttttttttctaccatgtgttattgtgctgttattctactattattgttattgtgatgttatttcggtgtAACAGATTTTTTTTActgctttgatttttttactctttttttttccacatgttattgtgttgttattctgggttacagttattctgatgttattgttATGTTATTCCAGTGTCGCTTTGATTTtgttttactactttgattttttttactctttttttttaccacgtgttattgtgctattattctgatgttattgtgatgttgttccggatttttttactactttgatttttttactcttttttttatcacctgttattgtgctgttattctggtgttattgtgatgttattccggattttttttactactttgattttttttttttactcttttttttaccacttgttattgtgctgttattctggtgttattgtgatgttattccggtgtcactttgatttttttttagtactttgattttttttactctttttttatcacgtgttattgtgcggttattctggtgttattgttaaTTCTGTGTTATTCTTATAATACCTTACCATTGATAATTCTACTTCAAATTTTATGCAATTTTAGTTCAAAATTAAAAATGGATATCTCACACATGgacagaaaaataaaataaaataaacatccTACTTTACACCACTTATCTTAGTCAAAGAGCCGAGAAAGAAAATGGGTATAGTGTAGTTTACCATCCTACACCAAACACATGAAAAAGAAATCCTACAACAGCACTCTTCCTGAATGAAACCAGCAAACTAGTGGCACCTGCAAGGGCGCCACTTCCTGAGATAGAAAATGACATATGGCATCTGCCATATGGACCATATGATATTGCTTTATGCTTTTCTTTGAGCAGTAAACCAGAAAGTCATGATGACTGACCAAACAGAACGGTGAATCGATGAGACCATGCTTAATAGATTGTGCTCTACGCCACTGATCATTACTTATAAACAAACAAATTCGATTGTAAACACGGTAAACTCCAAGTCAGACAGTGAATAACACCATTGAATTCATTAAAGAACACCAGCAGCTACGAAGCATGTACTACTTAACTATCTATAAAACGCATTAACAATTAGTCTCACTTAAAACCGTCTCAACCACGATATACTGAGTATTATAAGACTATCATTAGATGATCCACATAATAAGAAAACAGATCTCATAACCAGCTTAAAACCGATTCAAACGCTCAAGTCGACGAGACGCTTCCTTGAAGGTGTAAGGCTGCTAAAGAGTTAGCATACCTCTCCTCATCTCATTATCATCAAACAACCTCTGTCCTCTCTTTTTCGCACAATACTGCATGTCAAAATGCTTCACCAGTCATCATTAAAAaccaatcaaaatcaaaatccactAATATTTCCGTTTAAATCACTTATTCACCTTTCATTCTTTATTCCTCGGTATtctaatcaaaggtaaacaaataattgagacgaaTTAAGTACATTAAATTAAAAGATAAAGAGCAACGACGACGGAAACAGTCGGACTAAATTAGAATAGGTAAATAAATAACGGAGACGAGACGGAGATAATTAAATTCGTACCCAAGACGGACAACAATTCTTCTCGTAATCAGCCCTGGAATTCTTGCACTGGCAAGGATAAAGAAGACCAACACAACCACTTTCAGAGGATTTCGACTCCAATAAATTCCATTTTGATCGAAGATGACTCTAATTGTGGTGGTGCGGCTAGTACCCGGCGACGAGATTAATTAAGGTAAACCGGAGAACGATAGCGGAGAAGATAAGAAAAAGGAGCGACGGTGAGCTTGCGCTCGAACGCCGACAAGGTTGATGATGAGTTAGAACTGTAGAATTGATGAATTTGGTATAATTCATGAAATCCAATATTTAGTTTTTACCCAAATTTGGGATTTTTTAACTGAGGTACTGAGAGGATGAGGAGAAGATTTTCATGGGGCTTAGAAGAGGACGAACGCGTGTTTTAAAGTTCagctttgtttttggtttttttttattcaCTCAGTCATCTATTTGCTCTTAATTAATGgttgagattttccaaactcacaactcaccgtaagaaccaaactcacgagatcccgcctctatatatagaggcaagttcaaatgagtccacttTAAAATATAAGTCCTTAAGTCCTATTTTAAGCCATTAGATCTTACAATtgatctcccttgtgacgggttaccatttgtggcggatattttgtgagttaaaatggtaacaaaatggattagtggagaaaggggaccacatatatagtgttgcagagagagaaaaagtgggtactttgtgaggtaaaatggtatccgtcactcaagagtgacggatatgtgccgtcacaaatgagattttgtgtagatCTTATTAAATTGATGGTTAAGATTTAAAGCAAAATCACACCCACCAACTAGtaattaatgctaaattaatttCCCTCTTTCATACATTCTAATTCATCCATTAATTACATACTCTCTCACATCAACTTACTTTATTATGCCATTTTTCAATTCAAatgtaataataatggttttaaaATCTGAATTTTTATTCCCGCGTAAAATACAAGCGGTTTCTTAAAAAGGTTCGTAAATCTTCATACGGGCTCCGATTAAGGCGAAACAAAAGCCTAAATTCATTAATTTTTCGAGCCCGTCGCAATGGTAATATTTTTGTATACCATttatttttcgaaaatttcagtatTTCTCGGTTAATTGGAAGTTACACTATATCCGCTTGAAGGTTACAAAATAAGTGCTTGAAGTTACACCCAATTTACACCATCTCTACTTGaagttgattaattaatttactcATATACTCCCttcataccagaccaatggtaatattgaccgttttgccactattcatgatcgtagggaatcttcgatgttattcttaatctataagacaaaatatagtcatgtgagatcttgatTGATTTATCGTAataaatgctataagaatatcaaatttttataatttttaataatgtgtaacaaaagatattcacgttataaaacgtgtctcgacaagtgtgaaaaagtcaatgttaccattggtgtggtatggagggagtacttGAATTTACACATTATCAATTAAAGTTTCATCATATTTACTTGAAGTTATGTCTTATTTGCTTAAAGTTGCAAAATACCCGCTTTAAGTTACCCCGTTTACATCATGACACTtgaagttaattaattaattttgctCATATACTTGAATTTACACATTATCAATTGAAGTTATATTatattttgttaaagttacaaCATATCCGCTTAAAATTACACCCAATTTACGCCACATATAGTTGacattaattagttaatttactCATATACTTGATTTTGCATTTTAtgaattgaagttacacaatatCTTATTAAAATTACATATTTACTTAAATTACACCATCTTTACTTGAAGTTACACCATATCAAATTAAagttacattaattttgattaAAGTTGCTCTATAtaggtgctgtttggccaagATTTACAAGTGCTTTTACAACTGAAAAAATAGAAACTAGGCCAAACACTATAAATTAGATGGGTGTAAAACAACTTTTGAAAAGCTAAAACTTATAAAAAAGCCACTAAAAGCAGAAGCTGCAAAtacctacttctacttctacttctcaCAATCTCTACTAGATGAACAAttgttttggttttttattttttgtagtCTATAATTATAATATTTTTCACCCTATTATTGCCTATTTTTTTTAACCGGCTGCTTCTAATGGTAAGTTCTTTAAGTCATGTGGATATTGATTATTGCTATATATTTACTCCGTATATTGCTTATGATTTGGGACTTTGGGTTTATGGTATTTTTTAAATATAAGCTCAATATTAATTATATAAAGAGGAAAAATAATTTACGATTTGAGATGAAAAGAGTATGAGACGACCCTTTTAATAATGTATAAGACCGCCTTTCAGTGTGAGACGATCCTTTATATGTAAAAATAAAATGTTTGActtataaaagtaatatctcaTAGTATAAaactataagacggtcttattttataattattttttcTTTGGCTAAGTACGTAGTAATTGTTTTGTAGTTAAATTGCCCACCAATATAAATGCTTAATGCTTTTGTTTATAGTTTGACTATTATATTTGTATGTGATGAGTTTCATCATCTTGCAACATAATAAGTTGATATTGCAACTTTCTAATCGAGGAGATAACATCGGTTATGAATATCATGATTATGAGTATTAAACAATATAAAATTGCGGTTATAACTATGAcattacataatttttattagAAAAAATACCCTTAAAGGTGAAAAGTTTGACAAGTATAATGCAGGCCCAAATTATATAgtaaacaaaaaaatcaaaaaagtcGAATAAAGGCAATTAGGCCAAACACATCAAATTTGGAAAAAGTACTTTTACAAAAGTTAAGCCAAACAGTCCCAACTTTTTCAAGAAGTAGTTTGTGGAAAAACTCATTTTAAAAAGTAAAAACTCTTTTAGGTAaacttggccaaacatcaccatataattaaagttacactagttctgattaaagttacactatatataattaaagttacattatttctgattaaagttacactatatATAATTAAAGTTATATTATTCCTGATCAAAGTTACACTATATATAATTAAAGTTTCACTAATTCTGATTTAAAGCTACACTATTtctaattaaagttacactattttcgattaaagttacactatttctaattaaagttacattaattccgattaaagttacactattttcgattaaagttacactatttctaattaaagttacactaattccgattaaagttacactatatATAATTAAAGTTGGAAGATGGTAGAGTTACACCAGGTGTATGAGGCCCTCATACACCACCAATAATGACGCGCCACTTGTCCAATTCAAAGAATCTTTTTTAATCTAATTAATCCCTTGATTCCTTCATTAATTGCCCCCCCTAATTAATGTTCTCGGTTTTGCcacatattttattaattaaaaaaaacttcTCTCCTAATTTATATTTAAGTCTTATTTATTACTAAtaccttttattatttttagtattTATGTATACAGTATATACCTTTAATATTTCGTATATTTATGTATACCTCTAATATACGTACACAGTCCTGTATACGCTACGGTTAATTGAAACGTATTGTATCAATTTCTTTATACGGTATGATTATTCCTTATATGTATGTTTATGTATTtacgttaatttttttttttttattttttttttcaattaatattttttcatataataccttttcttttgtcttatattattttaaATTATACCTAAAtttcgttgtaatttatttttttgCGTAATGTTTTGTTTTATACACACTGTTTTTAATATTTAATTTCttgaaattaatttttttttaaaaaaaattaaaattaaatttattttatgattaattttcattgtacttttttttttttgcttatgtGGGTATGAGTAAGTTATGTCTTTTTTTATACacattattttaaaattttaattaaattgataaatattttatttgcTAATATCCATGACCGGAAGTTAAAAagaccttatatatatatatataggactgGACATATGACAGTATAAGTTAGTGGGTGCAGTGGTTTCCTTACTTAGTTCATGCTTTCCTTACTAAGTGTCTCGTGTTCGAATCCTCTTGTgggtttttctttttgtttttggcaTAATTTTGCACAAGTTAACCGTATGCTATTCTAATACTTGAAGACATATACTCAATACTGTGAAAATGAATTAAGGAAAATAGTCATTGATTTTGATTGATCATACATTATTTGTTTAAAGAAGTCAAATGatatacaaaaaaaaatcatacttcCTATTTACAACCTATGACTATAATTTGTATATTGAGAATATTGAGAATTTGAATATTGTGACCTAAATTGCGATTGGGAGAACGTCGGAGTATTTTGTGACGGTGTAAAACGTGGAGTATTTTGTGTACCACTAAAGCCACTCATAAAGGATGAAGCATCATCGTTTGGAACATGTCGGGTTGGGTTCGTATTTGGGGGGAGCGTAGTGGTTGTCGGATCCTCATCATTtgtctttctccttctctttgtCTGTTTGACAATACGTCTTCTGCCATTCCCTCGCTTGTCGGGGGGGTCTCTAATGTCACCTTCTTGTTGAGGTGTGTTTATGATAGTCTCCCTAGGTCGTAGTCTCCTACGACCCCACATTTTTGAGGAAACTCCACCTGCCGCAAATGAGTCTATAGACTGTATCCCAACATGAGCCTCTAACTCTTTGATTAGTTCATCGGTTCTGCTATTATAAATGGCAGAAGACCCTTCACTTTGCATAGCCAACCtcttaatgtaatcattttttaCCGTTATCTCAAGAGACCTTTTAACACGTTCTGACTCATCCGGGTTGTAGTACCCAACCCGAATATTTTCGTATCCTCTAACCAAATCCTTGCGCCGGCGTGCGTCGATTATGTATTTGTGCAGGGATAGCTTTTACGTCCAACACATCAAGACACTTCATGATATGGCGACATAAGATCCCTCTAAATTCAAACATCTTACAACCACATTTATACTCACCAGTGATTGTGTCAATACTCACTTCAAAACTTCTTCGATCTTTTTTCCAAAACGCTTCTGTCACTTTTGATGTGGCCCTAAACCTCTTGATGAAACCCAAACTATTTGGAAGAGTTTCGACATTGGTGCTTATACAACCATATACCTCTGTTTTCACCTCTCCGAATTTACTGTTTGTGTAGACCTTACTAAAGATATCCTCGAATAATATCATGGGATCCCATTTAAGTGGGCTCTTAATGTCTTTGGCGTTATTGACTTTCTCGTCCTCCACCTTTTTCTCTATGGCATCCTCGTACTGCTCCATGAATTGCATCAGGCCGGTTTCTATGCTCATGTACGTTTTAATAAATCTGTTTGTTTATTCACTCCTCTGAGTAGAAGACATACCCGCACAGAAAGTGTCTTTCCAAAAAACAGGCATCCACCGCTGTCTCATATCCCATGCACCCCTCAACCATTTGTTGCGTCGCAAGTTGTATTTTTCCATGAAATCGTCCCACATATCTTGCAGTTCCTCCTCGGTGATACTCTCGTGTACAAGCGTACGCAAATCTCTGTCAATCTGAGGAAATTGTGGGTGGTCTTTTAGATTCTTATCCGCGTTTTGAAGAATATGCCAAAGGCATAATCTATGTTTAGTCTCCGGGAACACTTTCTTGATTGCCCCTTCCATTGCTTTACATTGATCAGTTAGTAAGACGGCCGTAGCTCTCCCCATACATTCCATCCACTTCTCAAACACCCACTCGAATGACTCTGTGTCTTCGTATGAAATTAAAGCCGCTGCATATAATATTGTACTTCCATGATGATTAACTCCAACGAATGGACAGAAAGGCATCTGGTACCTGTTGCTTAGGAATGTACTATCGAACGACGATGGGTCACCAAAAGCCTTGTACATGGCACGACATCGTGCATCGGACCGAAAAAATGTTCAACGACTTATTATCCGCGTCCCTTTCAACAACGTAGTAAAAATCGGATTCTCGCTCTTTTAAGCCCTCAAAATAATTTAAGACCTCTTTAGCGTCACCACGAAACCTACTTTTGCGACGTTCGCTGTTGATGAAGTTTCTCGCGTCCTGCCCATTGAAATGTAGATTATGAATCCCTCCAATCTCCCTAACTAATGTGTTGAAGTTCCGGGTAATTGGTATGCCAGCTCTGTCGTTCAACACCAACCTGGCCTTGAAATATTCGCTTATGTGCCTATAATTGACTACATGCCGGCTAACCTCAGGATTCAAATCGTGATTATGTACCAAATCACAAGTACAGATTACAAATTTCCCAGTGTCGTGATTTAATTTCCCAAATACATACATTTTACATGGTGTTACACATGAGCTTTTCTTCATCGTATTGCCCTCTGAACACATAAACCTAATCTTGTTCATCATGTGGAATCGTGGTTCTTTATCCCCAACTCCGTTTCGACGTACCCCCTGCTCCTTGAAGGGAGCCAAAAGTTGGCTACTACGAACATGAATTTCAAACCCCGTCTTATAAGCGTAAGTATAACAGAAAGCGGCAAACTGTTCACCTGATTCAAATTCCGCACCAATCGTAGGCTCAATAGCTGGTTGATTGTCTTCATTGCCTTCCAGAACATGTGCTGCATGCCGTAACAATTCAGTGGCTGTTTCATTCTCGTCAATGACCTCGTTTTCTCCCTCCTCCTCGATATACAAAGCATTTAAATCAAAACTATTCGACATTTTTAAATGATGGAGGTTGTTTTGAGAAGATGAAGGTGATGGAGTTGTTGAACTTAGAGTTTGCTGTGTTGAACTACTTTGACTGTGGAAGTTGAAAGGTTAATCTCAATttacttttaattatttttatttttttctcatattttatttttaattatttttaattttaaaaataaaacctaCTATTTAATTATAAAACTTACGGTGGGTGGAAGTTGGAAGGTTTTCTCCCtaattttcttttaattatttttaatttctaagtcatattttatttttaattatttataattttaaaaataaaacctaatatTTACGGTGGAAGTTGGAAGGTTTTCTTCCTCATTTTCTCTTAATATTTGATGAAAAATTCCCGCCTAATTCTCCCGCCAACCTAATCCTACCATTATCCACACTCCCTATAAATCCCTATGATTTAGTCatatagtattttttttttcaactacaAAATCTTTCAAAT from Silene latifolia isolate original U9 population chromosome 2, ASM4854445v1, whole genome shotgun sequence encodes the following:
- the LOC141641280 gene encoding protein FAR1-RELATED SEQUENCE 5-like produces the protein MSNSFDLNALYIEEEGENEVIDENETATELLRHAAHVLEGNEDNQPAIEPTIGAEFESGEQFAAFCYTYAYKTGFEIHVRSSQLLAPFKEQGVRRNGVGDKEPRFHMMNKIRFMCSEGNTMKKSSCVTPCKMYVFGKLNHDTGKFVICTCDLVHNHDLNPEVSRHVVNYRHISEYFKARLVLNDRAGIPITRNFNTLVREIGGIHNLHFNGQDARNFINSERRKTALISYEDTESFEWVFEKWMECMGRATAVLLTDQCKAMEGAIKKVFPETKHRLCLWHILQNADKNLKDHPQFPQIDRDLRTLVHESITEEELQDMWDDFMEKYNLRRNKWLRGAWDMRQRWMPVFWKDTFCAGMSSTQRSE